The proteins below are encoded in one region of Coffea arabica cultivar ET-39 chromosome 4c, Coffea Arabica ET-39 HiFi, whole genome shotgun sequence:
- the LOC113740006 gene encoding benzaldehyde dehydrogenase, mitochondrial-like: MAARRLSSLLTRSVSLSSSFRGANYGVVSGMNRFSTATAAVEEPISPPVQINYTKLLINGQFVDSASGKTFPTLDPRTGEVIAHVAEGDTEDINRAVSAARKAFDEGPWPKMPAYERARVLLRFADLVEKHSDELAALETWDNGKTYEQAATAELPTFVRLFHYYAGWADKIHGLTAPADGPHHVQILHEPIGVAGQIIPWNFPLLMFAWKIGPALATGNTVVLKTAEQTPLTALYVAKLFHEAGLPPGVLNVISGYGPTAGAALASHMDVDKLAFTGSTDTGKIVLELAAKSNLKPVTLELGGKSPFIVCEDADIDKAVEEAHFALFFNQGQCCCAGSRTFVHERVYDEFLEKAKARALRRTVGDPFRQGVEQGPQIDSEQFDKVLRYIKSGVDSNATLECGGERIGSKGFFIQPTVFSNVQDNMLIAKDEIFGPVQSILKFKDLDEVIKRANATRYGLAAGVYTKNIDTANTLSRGLRAGTVWINCFDVFDAAIPFGGYKMSGHGREKGFYSLQNYLQVKAVVTPLKNPAWL, encoded by the exons ATGGCTGCTCGCAGACTTTCCTCTTTGCTCACTCGTTCTgtatctctttcttcttcttttcgaG GAGCAAATTATGGTGTGGTGAGTGGCATGAATAGGTTCAGTACTGCTACTGCAGCAGTTGAGGAGCCAATTTCTCCACCAGTTCAGATTAATTACACCAAGCTACTAATCAATGGTCAATTTGTTGATTCAGCATCAG GTAAAACATTTCCAACGTTGGATCCTCGGACTGGAGAGGTAATTGCACATGTTGCTGAAGGTGATACTGAGGACATCAATCGTGCTGTATCCGCAGCTCGCAAGGCATTTGATGAGGGACCCTGGCCCAAAATGCCAGCCTAT GAAAGGGCAAGGGTATTATTGCGGTTTGCTGATTTGGTGGAAAAGCATAGTGATGAACTTGCAGCCCTTGAGACATGGGACAACGGGAAAACTTATGAACAGGCCGCCACAGCTGAATTACCAACGTTTGTCCGTCTATTCCATTATTATGCTG GTTGGGCGGATAAGATCCATGGTCTAACTGCTCCAGCTGATGGCCCTCATCATGTTCAAATTTTGCATGAACCAATTGGTGTTGCGGGTCAGATTATTCCCTGGAACTTTCCGCTTCTAATGTTTGCTTGGAAAATAGGGCCTGCACTAGCAACTGGAAATACCGTTGTCCTGAAGACTGCAGAGCAAACGCCACTAACTGCTCTCTACGTTGCAAAGCTGTTTCATGAG GCTGGTCTTCCTCCTGGCGTTTTGAATGTAATCTCAGGCTATGGCCCTACTGCCGGTGCAGCTCTTGCTAGTCATATGGATGTTGACAAG CTTGCTTTTACAGGATCAACAGATACTGGTAAAATTGTGCTTGAATTGGCTGCAAAAAGCAATCTCAAACCAGTTACTCTGGAACTTGGAGGGAAATCACCATTTATTGTGTGTGAGGATGCTGATATCGACAAGGCTGTAGAGGAAGCACATTTTGCTTTATTCTTTAATCAG GGCCAATGCTGCTGTGCTGGTTCTCGTACATTTGTTCATGAACGTGTTTATGATGAGTTTCTGGAGAAAGCAAAGGCTCGCGCCTTGAGGCGTACAGTTGGAGATCCATTCAGGCAAGGTGTTGAACAAGGCCCTCAG ATTGACTCTGAGCAATTTGATAAGGTTCTGAGGTATATAAAATCTGGAGTTGATAGTAATGCTACCCTTGAGTGTGGAGGCGAAAGAATTGGTTCTAAGGGCTTCTTTATTCAACCAACTGTTTTCTCCAATGTTCAG GATAATATGCTGATAGCGAAGGATGAAATATTTGGCCCAGTGCAGTCGATCTTAAAATTCAA GGACCTTGATGAAGTGATTAAAAGGGCAAACGCCACAAGATATGGCCTAGCAGCAGGAGTTTACACGAAGAACATAGACACAGCAAACACGTTATCGCGAGGACTGAGAGCCGGAACAGTATGGATTAACTGTTTTGATGTCTTTGATGCTGCAATTCCCTTTGGTGGCTACAAAATGAGCGGCCATGGGAGAGAAAAAGGATTTTACAGCCTACAGAACTATTTACAGGTGAAGGCTGTTGTTACTCCTTTAAAGAATCCAGCCTGGCTGTAA